The genomic window GCGGTGCGGCATTCGCCGCCCCCAACCCCGCAGGTACCGGCCAGCCGGGTGTGGAGTGCGGCGAAGACGGCAACGACACGAGGCCGGGTCGCTCCGCCGACGCTCCCGGTAACGGTTCCCCGTTTATTGAGGGCGACAGCGTCGCCGGAACGCACTACGCGGGGGAACAGCCGCAGAACTCGAGGAACCCCAAGTCCGTCTCGCAGTATGACGTCGCCTGCTTCCAGGTGTCGCAGCACGACTGAACACCCGCCGGTGCGCCGACGCGATTACACCTTCGCAGGCTGAGTAGCCACGCGAGTAGCCAAGGCGGCGCACCGGCCGGGACAGCCCCGTACCCCGGCGGACCTGTTGAGCAGCGCCGGGCCAGGCTGTCCGGCTTTTGCCGGCTCCTGGCAGTGTGGGGATGGCCAACGGGCGTCTTTGCTGCGACAGCAACCGGTGCAATCATGGGCCGCTTGAGCAGAGTCCAGGCCGACGACGCCGCCGAGCTTGCAGTCCTCTGGCAGCGACTCCGACTGTGCCTCTTAATCCGCTGGTCCGGCCGGTCGGCCAAATAGCCAAGCAAGTAGCCATCGCGGCGGACACAGCCGGACGGCAGAGGGCAGCCGCGGTCGTGACCGCGGATGAAGGCGACGACCAGGCCGTGGTGACTCCGGGCCGCGTGGGGCACAGGGGGCACCAGAGGCTGTGCTACGTCGTCAACCAGCGATCAGCGATGGCAGTCCCAGAGTCGCCGGCGGTTGGGCGTTGCTGGCTGGCGAATTGGTCTGTCGCGGTTGCACGACGACAGGGCGCTGTAGCAACGGTGACAGACGATCGCGTACCCGCACGACATCCACCGACGGTCTGCGCTGAGAGCGCAGACGCCGAAGTACCGCACAGGATGGGTGCCCAGAACTTACAAGCGAGGGGTCCCAGGTTCGAAACCTGCCGCGCCCACCAGTCACCACCAGCACCGCACGCCTACCCGGCCGTGGATCGGCCGACGATGCACGTCGCCGACGGGGCCGTCGACGCCGTCGACTGGGTGCTCGACCATCTGCCCGCCGGATCGGGGTGAGGAATCGGGCTAAGCTCAGCTCTGGCTGGTCACCGCCGTGGACTGATGTTTCTTCGCTGGGACGACGTCCCTGAGCAGCCAGCCGACCGGAGGGCTGACCAGCGGACGCAACGCCCACACCACGGGCCGGCTGGCGGTGATCCAGACCAGCGCAACGACCGCGGCGATGAGCACCAGCAAGGTTGGGATGTTGTCGACCTGGTTGTCGAGGGGTGACCAGGCGAAGGCCAGGACGACGAACCCGTGCAGAAGATACGGGTACATGGAGTTGGCTCCCCAACCCGTGAGGAACGTCTGGCGGCGGGGAGCGAGCATCATGATCGCCCATGTCATCGCCAACCCGACGGCCATCAGTCCAAGCCGGATCAGGAGGCCCTCGGTCATCTCCACCCCGAGCCGCTGGTAAGCGCGGTTCCAGTACACCCAGAGGTTCGACAGGCGCGAGGCGACAAGATAGGCGATCGGTGCGGCAGCGATGAGCACGGCGATCGCGGTTAGCCGCACAAGCGGAGATGGGCGGTACGCGAGCCTGCCGCGACCGAGCCAGACGCCGAGGACGAAGAAGGGCAGCATTCCTGCCACCCGGTCCAACGACAGGGCGTGGCCGAGCACCGTGGCGACTCCGGCGGAGAGGGACACCACGATCGCGATGACGACCGCTCCGCGAAGCTGGGCGAAGAGCGGAGCGAGCATCCGCCAGATGAACAGAGCGGGCAGGAACCACAGGTGATAAATCGGGGAGAGGAACTCGTTGACCGTCCAGGGCATCGGCTTGCCCATCACCGTGTAGAAGCTCATGTAAAGCAGCTGAAACACCACGTACGGCGCGAGCAGATCCCGGATCAGCGACGCCGCACGACGGCCGGTGAGTTCGGTTGCCGAAAGCATCCCCGAAAGCATGACGAAGGCCGGCATGTGGCACAGGTAGATGAACGTGTAGATCGTCCTGCCACCTGGCGAGGAGCCGACCGTCTGACCCACCATGTGGCCGAGCACGACCAGGACGATCAACAGCCCTTTGACGTTGTCGATGTACGGGTCGCGCCTGATGGGCGCGACAGCGACGCCAGGGCTCTCAGGCATCACCGTGGTTGTCACCCGGCCAGGCTGCCGGTCGGCCGATACCCGATCTAGCTGGAGTGAGCAGGATCACCAAAGGCCGCCCGCGAAGCGCTGTAGGCGCAGGCAGGCCGGCGGTTGCGTCCCGCCGGTTGGTGTAGAAGCTGACCCGCTTCGGCGTGCCGCCGGGATAGAGGTGGGTCATCGCGTGAGTCTCTGTGTGAACGACCAAGAACACGCAGAGGACGGAGTACGCGATGACCCTGGACCAGTCTGCCTTGTTGGAGGTGCTGGATGCACTCAAGGCCGCGGAGGTTGATGGCCGTGTCCGGCAGGCAGCAGAGACGATCTATCAGGCGTTGATCGAGGCGGAGTTGACCGCGGTGATCGGCGCCGCCCCGCATCAGCGCAGCGAGGCCCGGGTGGCGCAGCGCAACGGCCACCGCCCCCGCACCCTGACCACCACGGCCGGGGACCTGGACCTGCGGATCCCGAAGCTGCGCACGGGTTCGTTCTTCCCCACTGGCGCGGCCATCGGCAACAGGTGAGCATGCCTCCATGGATCCTGCTGCGGCGGCCGTCGCTGCCAACCCGCTACGGCCCCGCCGCACCTCGTACCTGGTCGCGGTGCTGATCGCCGTCGGTAGTGTGCTGGCCGCCCCCGCGGTGCTGTTCCTGATTCCCGCCGGGGGTGACCTCGGGCAGCGCATCACGCCCGGCCAGCCGGTCACCGTGCATGTGCCCGAGGCCGGGAAGATGGTGTGGGCCAAGGACAGAGGCTCCCAGAACTTCCCCGGCGTTGGCTGCGCCCCCTCCCCGGCGGACACCCAGGGACTCGGGTGGACCACGGTGTCGATGCGTCCCGACGATGTCACCTTGAACGCGAACGGCGAGCGCTGGCGCGGCGTGATGATGGTGCATGCCCAGCCGGCCGGAACGTACACGGTGACCTGCACGGCCTCGGCTGCGGACGGCACACCGTCCCTCTCAATCGGTGATCCTCCGCGGTTCCACAACCCGCGTTCGAAGGCACTGGCGGTGCTGGCCGCCTCCGTCCTGGCGTCCCTCGGCGTGCTGGTCGGCGCCGTGTTGGCGGTGGTCGTCGCGGTCCGGCGCTGGCGGCGGCGCTCGTCGTAGGCGGGGTGGGTGGGCGCCGTTGCGTTAGTGGATCACCGGACGCGTTGAGCCTGCCTCGGATCCCTTGAGGTCAGATCGCTCGGGCGAGTTCGGTGAACGCAGCGGCGACCCTCGTTGCTGGTGGGGCGTCGATCGCGAGTTCGTAGTGTCCGCGGCGGAGGTTCTGCATGAATGCGTGCCCGGCGATGGTCACTTGTGTGGTCTTGTCGGTCAGGAGGCCGCGCATCGGTCTCAGCTGCTGTTTGAGCTGGCTGTGATCGGCCTCGATCGGATTGTTGGCGTACTGCTCGACGTGGTGCCACGCGGACGGGACCAACTCGTCGAGCACGGCGGGATAGACCGCGGCGGCGTCGGTGACCATCTCACTCGGTGTCACCTTCAACGTTGATAACGCTCGGCGGAAGAACCGGCGGGCCGCGTCGGCGTCCCGTCGGGTCGAGACGAGTACGTCGATGACCTGTCCGTACTGGTCGACCGCCCGGTACACGTACCGCCACACCCCGTTGACCTTGACGTACGTCTCGTCGACGAACCATCTGTTGCCCGGCGAGTGCCGGCAGAACCGCGCGGCGTCGGCCAACACCGGGGGTGAACCGCTGCACCACCGGTAGACAGTAACGTGATCGGCTTCGACCCCACGCTCTACCAGGAGCTCTTCAACGTCCCGGTAGGACAGATTGAACCGCAGGTACCAGCGGACCGCGAGGACGATCACCTCTGGGTGGGAACCGGAACCCTACGAACGCCGACTCCGGAGTCATCCACGGGGCACACGGGGCAGGACGGGTCGAAGGGTTCACCGCTCAAGTCTGCCTCGAGCTTGCCAACGGCCAATGCAACAGAGCTCGATGCCCTCGCAAGGGCAGACGCGGCGGGTGCCTCTCCCCCGGAGGCACCCCGCCGCACCGTCTACCCACTCGGGGACATCAGCCGATCGAATACGTCGCCAGCCGCAGGTCGGAGCGGAAGACGAGGTAGACGTCGTGAATGCCCGGTGCCGCCGCCAGCGGCGCGCTGGTCGTGGCGTAGGTGTAGACGTCGCCCGTGCTCGGCACGGTCGCCGTGCCTAGCAGCCGGCCGGTCGGCGAGCCGAGCCGGACCTCGATCGCGCCCGCGCCGGCGCTCGCCTTCGCGACCCGAGCGGTGAACGTCGTCCGCCCGCCGCCGAGGACGCAACCAGCGAATTTGATCCAGTTGCCGGGCCCCGTCGCACCGACGGAGGTCCCGTGCTCCTTGCTCTCATCGACGAGCTGGATGCCGGCGTACCCGTCGAAGTTCTCTGCCCGGATGGTCGCGGACAGGTTGCGGGCCGGGATGCGCTCGCCGTCCACGCGCAGGGTCGCTCGCTGCCGGATGTCGTCGGACGACGCGCCCACGAGCAGGTCGTGCATCGATGACTCGAGTACCCACTTGTCGCGGGTCACGTCCCAGTGGGCCAGGTCGTCGGCGCGCAGCGTGAACCGTACGGTCGTGGTCTGGCCGGGCGCCAGCGACACCCGCTGGAAGCCACGCAGTTGCTTGACCGGAATCTTGTCCCGCGAGTGCCGCTGGTGGGTGTAGAGCTGCACGACCTCGTCGCCCGCGTATCGTCCGGTGTTGGTCACGTCGACGCTGACCTGCACCGAGCCGCCGGCCGACACCGACGCGGCGCTCGTGCGCAGCTTGGCGTACTTGAACGTGGTGTACGACAGCCCATGTCCGAACGCGTACCGCGGGTTGCCGCGGAAGTAGAGGTACGTCTGCTCGGACCTGATGATGTCGTAGTTGAGCAGGTTCGGCGGCAGGTCGGCGTCGCTGGCGTACCAGGTCTGGGTCAGCCGCCCGGCCGGGTTGTGATCGCCGAAAACAACGTCCGTGACGGCGTGCCCGATCCCGGCCGCCGCCCGGACGGGGGTTCGTCCGGGCGGCGGCCGCGGTGTCAGGGATCAGGGAATGCCGTGACGGCTACCGCTGCAGTTCGATGCGGTAGGTCCGCGATTGTGAGCCGTCCTCGCTGGCGACCGAGACAGTCGCAGTGTCGTCGTGGGTGTCTGCCTGGTCCACCGCGACGGTGGCGTACGGGTCGGCGGCTACCGCGGTGACCTGCGGGAGCGTCCCCTGCACCGGCAGTTGGTAGGACGTGGTGTCCGGATCGAAGCCGGGCACCTCGGTGCCGTTGACCGCGATGGTTTCGGCGCGGGCGTCCGATGAGGTGCCGGGCCCGTACGCGAAGACCTGGATCTCGCTGATCGTCATGTGCGTATCGGTCCGAGCGGTGAGCACGACCCGGACGGCATCGGTCGTCGTGACCGTGACGGGAACGTCCACCACCGGTGCCGTGGCACCGCCGAGGGGCACCGTCACCGACCCGCTGACGTCGACCCAGGCACCCTGCGCGTTCCGGGCTTGGATCTTCAGGCTCTGGGCGTAGCTCTCCCACGAACCGTCCCGGTAGAAGGCCGTCGCGACGTGGCTGACCGTCCGCGGCTTCGGCAGGGTGATGGTGATCGCGTCGGAGGTGTTCTTCGTGCCAGGCTTCCAGTTCGACCAGGCCTTGTCGGTCAGGTCGCCGTTACGCAGGCCCGCGGTGGAGTAGCCAGGCTCGGTGTACGTCGCCGTGATGGACGTGCCGGCAGCGAGCGTGGCGTTCTCTTCCGCCGGCTCGGTGACCTGCACGCGTACCGTCGCTGGCAGGGCCCGCCCGTCGCCCGCGTCCGCCTGTCCGGAGAGCGTCACGACGCCCGTGTGGTCGAAGGCGTCCGCAGCGGGCGTTTCCCAGGTCACGGGACGGGCGACGGTCCCGCCGAGACTGCCGACGGCGGTCACCTGGGCCGGCAGGTCGGGCTGGCCGCCGACGTAGGTCTTGGCCCGGGCCGGCTGTGTCGACACCAGGTTGTCGACGGTGACCACGGCCTTGGCCGGGTACTGGCGGCCCCGCGGGTCGATGGCCACGCCAGCCACGTTGACGGTCTTCGGCTTGCTCCAGTCCTGGTCCGCCGGCATCTCCCAAGTGACGGGCAGGGTGCCGCGGGGACCATCCCGGTATTCCGGTACGACCGTTGTCGGCATCGTCGGCACGGTTCGCGGCGTGGTGAAGACCTCGGCCTTCTGCACGTCCTGGACGGTTTCGTCGATGACCTTCCAGCGCTGGTTGTCGGCGGAGTTGGCCAGCCAGACCGACACGCTGGCTCCGTCGTTGGTAGCCGAGCCTCCGACGTCGAGCACCCGTCCGGAACCGACGTTGACGAACGTGTAGGTGCCGTTGCCGGTGGTGGAGAGGATCCACTGCCGGTTCCGGTCCGGCTCAAGCTGCGGCTCGACAAGCGTGAGCGCGCCGTTCTGCACGGCCGCCTGACGATCGCCCGCCGCCGTGGTGATCGAGTACCGGGCCCGGTTGCTGTCACCGCCGCTCAGTTCCGTCACGCGCCACAACTGGGCCGCGCTCGTCGGGTCGGTGGTCCGGATCACCGCACCCGCCGTGGTGCTGGCCGGGGTGAGCGACTTGCCGCTCTGGACCCCCTCGATCCGGTAGACGTGCCCGTCCTGAATGAGCGGGGCGTCCTTCGCCACGCCGCTGACCCCGTCGATGAGGAACGTCGACACGGACTCGGCGGGGACCTGCACCGTCACGGTACGGCTCTTCCGGTTCACGGCCACCGGCTCGCCGTGCTTGAGCGCATTTCCCGCGCTGGTGATGACGGGGGTTGCCGTCGCATCTGGCGAAACGGTCCCGAAGGCGGAGAGGTCGATCGTCACCGAGCGCGGCGCGGTGCCGCTGTTGACGTACACGACCTTAGCGCCCTTCGTCGAGATCGCCGCGACGCTGTTGGTGTCGTTGACCTTCACCAGCCGGTCGCCGGGGCGGATGAAGTGCGTGAAGTTGCGCGCCGTATGGAATTTCGTGTTGGTGTAGATCGGGCAGGTCGCGAGGGTGTCCTGGGCGGTGCAGTCGAAGGGAATCTGGATGCTTCCCCAGTTCGCGCCCTCGGGGGACTCGCCGCCCGGCTTCATGTTGTTGTAGTCCTCGACCGGCTGCCAGAACACCCACGCGGTGGGCTCCAACTCGCGCAGGTCATCGACCATGCGCTGGGCGATGCCGAGTCCGGGAGCCATGCTGACGAAGTTCTGCCCGTTGCCCCAGGAGCCATCGACCTCGCTCATCCACAGTGGCTTGTTGTCGCCCTTGGCGATGTCGCGGACGGTGGCACGCTGGCCGGTGCCGTACGTGTGCACGTTGAGCTGGCTTACCTTCGCCCGTACGTCGTCGGGGTAGCTGTTCCAGTTGGTCGCGAAGAGCCCGGGGTTGGTCTCGTCCATCGCCGAGATCACCGCATCGGTTTCGGCGCTCTGCAGCCGCTGCGCCAGCGATCGGATGACCTGCTGCTGCAGTTCCGGGCCGATGTGCGCCCCCTCCTGGCGCCCACCGATCGGCTCACCGGCGGCATTCAGCCGGGTGCTCCAGTAGTTGGTGTTGGGCTCGTTGAAGGGGTCGAGGGTGTCGATCTTGATGCCATGCGCCCGCTCCACCTCTTCGACGACCCGTACGAGGTAGGTGTTGAAGTCGTCGATGCTTTCGGTCCTGAGCTGGTCGTCGGTCGCGTTGAATCCCCCGGAGACGTAGCCGCTGACGGTCTGGAAGTACGGCGGTGAGTTGCTGAAGGCTTCCCAGTGGGAGACGTCGTTCTTGATGCGGTTGATCCACCAGCGCTGATTCTGGTCGGCGTTCCAGTTCCAGTGATCGGGGTTCTCGGGGTCCCACCAGTCCTTGTCGTTCCGGGTGGTACCAGCGGGCGCCCGCCACCACCCCGGGACGGCGCCGCCGGGGCGCAGGTAGTCGGGCACGTCGGGGGCGTTGCCACCGCCGACGTTGTAGCGGGCGATGTTGAGGTTCAGACCGTCGGAGCCGAAGAGCATCTCGGCGAGCTTCTCCCGGACCTCGTCCGGGTAACCACCGGTCACGTTGGCGAACCAGACGAGGCTCGTGCCCCAGCCTTCAAACGGCTGCCCCTGATAGGACGGGTCGGGGCGTACGGTGACAGCCGGCAGCGACGCGGTCGGCGACGCCGCGGCCCGCGCGGCCTGCGGCGTGGCGGTCGCCATTGCGGCGATGACCGTGCCGCCCACCGCCATGGTGGCCGCGCTGATCGCGGCAAGTAAACGCCGCGTGTTTCGTCTCATCGGTAGCGCCTCTTCTCCTGTTGGTCGACGGCGTGGTGGGCCAGAACTGGCCCCTTGGCAGTACGGCCACCCCCATGGGTACTGCACCGAGTGATGGCAGAGCGCGTTCAGGGCACGAATTGCGCGCCCCTGGCGGTGGCGAGGATGGTGCTGCGGTCATCGGCCGACAGCAGGCCGTCGGTCACCCAGGAACTGGTCACGGTTTCCAGCTTCTTGAGTAGCTCGGTCTTGCTGCCATAGGGCGCACTGGACCACAGCTCGTCCAGCAATGAGACACCGTTGGCGCGTACCGGGTTCGCGACGCCGGAGTCGCGGCCCCCGAACACGACGGTGGGCTCGAAGCGCCGGAATTAGACGTGCGTCGGATCCTCGGTGCCCTCGTGGAACGGCGCGATCTCGCGGCCGTCGAGGGTGAAGTGCAGCGGCTTGCCCTCGACCGGTGTCAGGCTCGGCAGCAGATCCCCGGAGAGCGCCGCGTTGCGGTAGAGCCCGAACGACAGGTACGAGCGGGTGGCGTCGCGCGTCACGAGGTTGATCGGGCCGTAGCAGAGCGACTGGAGCGACCGGTCGTCGAGGGCGGCCTCGGTGCGCAGCGTGAAGGGGAGTGACACCGTCACCGCGTCGCCGCTGCGCCAGGAGCGGGCGATGCGCAGGTAGGTGCCCGGCGCGGCGTCGACCTTCAGCGCCTTGCCGTTGACGGCCACCGCGAAGCCCGGCCCGACCCACGACGGCACCCGCACCATGAGGTCGAAGGTGGCGTCGTCGCGTATGGTCAGCCGGGTGCCCTGCTCGGCCGGGAAGGTGGTGGACTGCTCCACCGTCACCCCCTTCGCGGCCCACCCCAGCGTGCTTGCGACGAAGAGGTTCAGGTAGAGCGCCGACCCATCCGCGGCACCAAAGAAGACCGAGTCCTGGTACTTGGTCGCGCTCTCCATCCCCGTGCCCTCGCAGCAGGTCGTGCCCTGCTTCGGGGTGTAGTCGCGGACGTGCCCGGGGGTGAGCCCGATGAAGTACGTGGTGAGCGGCTTGTCCGCGTCGGCCTTGTCCTGCTTGGACCCCAGCACCTGGTTGAACAGCGCCCGCTCGTAGTACTCCACGTACTTGGGGTTCTGCTCATGGAAGTAGAGCATTCGGCTCAACCTGAGCATGTTGTGGGCGCAGCAGGTTTCTGCGTTGGTGTCGCTGATCGTGCCCGCGATGCGGCCGCTCGCGCGCCAGAACTCTCCGGTGCTCGTGCCGCCGATCGAGTACATCCGCGCGGGGACCACCATGTTCCAGAAGCCCTTGGCCGCGGCGAGGTAGCGGTCATCGCCGGTCTCGTCGTGCAGCCGTACCAGCCCGGTGAGGATGGGGATGTGCTGGTTGGCGTGCAGCCCGTCGAGGATGTCCTGCGCTCCGGCGCAGCTGTCGATGAGCCGGTCGAGGTCGAAGAGCTTGGCCAGCGCGACGTGCTCGGCCTTGCCGGTGAGCGCGTGCAGGTCGCAGATGGCCTCGACGATGCCGCCGTACTCGCCGCTGGAGAAGATGCCCCACATCCGCTGCAGGGTCGCGGCGGGCAACTTCGACAGCCGCGAGTACATCCAGTCGCACATGCCCTCGGCCAGGTCGAGTGCCCGCAGGTCGCCGGTGGCCAGGTACGCGTCGAGCAGCCCACGCAGGATCTTGTGCGCCGTGTAGTACGGCGCCCAGACGACGAAGTAATTGGACGCCGTCATGGTCTCGAGGGTGATGAACTGCGTCTCCGGGTATGCCGCGAGGAAGCCCGGGTGGCTGGGCCCGCCCCACGTGCGCAGCCAGGTGGCGTGCTGGGCGCGCCCCGAGGAGTCGTGCAGCACCTGCCCGTCGGTCTCGTCCAGGTCGTAGGAGGCCAGGTCACCCCGACCGGCGGGCGCTGCGGACGCGGGCTGCGTCCGCAGCGCCGCCACCTCGGCGTCGGTGAGGGCCCGGGACCAGAGATTGACGTCGTCGAAAGCGCCGGCGTAGACCGGGTCGGGGTAGAGCGACTGGCCGAGCCAGTAGTTCCTGAGCTGACCGAGCTGGGCGGGGCCGAGTGTCATCGCGGTGTTGCGCCCGGCGACGACGCCGTTGACGTAGAGGGTGGCTACCGTATCGGCCAGGGTGAGCGCGACGTGGCTCCACTCGCCGACCGGCAGGGCGACGTTGGCGTTGATGCCCTGCTCCCGGCCGGCGCCCCCGGTGGTGATCGCGAACCGGGGCAGGCCGTTCTGGTTCCGCGCGGCCAGGTACATGTACCGAGTGGTGTCGTTGCCGAAGTCGAAGATCCGCGCCCACGCCGCACCGTGGCTGGGCTTCACCCACGCCGCGAAGGTCAGCTCCGCCGCGCCGCCGAGCACCGTGGTGGGCAGCTGCGCGAACTCGTACGACCCGCGCTGGCTCTCCACCGCCGTCCCGAACCGCCCAGGCACACTCCGCACCGAGGGCGGCCGGTTGAGCGCCTGCCGGCACTGGACGAGGGCCCCGATCATGGTCGAGATGTTGTCGGCGAACACCTGCTCACCCGTGCTGGCGTACGCCTGGCTGAGCATGGACAGGAAGTGCCCGGTGTAGTGGCCGCGCAGGTTGCCGTTGGCCTCGCCGTCCAGGCCCTCCCAGCCGCCGGGCGCGACCGCGCCGAGCGTGGGCAGCCCCGCGTTGGCGCGGAACACCTGGAGCAGCCGGTTGACGTCGTAGCCCCGCGCGTAGTCGAGCATCAGCGCGCGCTTGTCGGCGAAGACGCCGGGCCCGAGGGAGACGTCGGCGAGGGCGAAGGGGCGCAGCCGCCACGCCGCGGGGGCGGGGAGGCCGGCACCCGACGCCGCGGCGGCGGCGGTCGAGGCCGCCGCGGGCCCGGCGAGCGCCGGCAGCAGCGGCAGCGCGCCGACCAGCCCTGCGGCCCGGAGGAGCCCGCGCCGGTCCAGTGCAGGTGTGCTCATGATGGTCCTCCTTCAGCTCAGCCAGAACGTCGATTTCGAGCCGGCCGGCCTGCCGACCGTGAGGCTGCCCTTGTCGTGGCGGACGTACACGCCAGGGCGGTCCGACAGCTCCAGGGAGATCGCGTTGCTGTTCGCCAGGCCCGGCACCCGGCGGAAGCTG from Micromonospora kangleipakensis includes these protein-coding regions:
- a CDS encoding beta-L-arabinofuranosidase domain-containing protein, with the translated sequence MSTPALDRRGLLRAAGLVGALPLLPALAGPAAASTAAAAASGAGLPAPAAWRLRPFALADVSLGPGVFADKRALMLDYARGYDVNRLLQVFRANAGLPTLGAVAPGGWEGLDGEANGNLRGHYTGHFLSMLSQAYASTGEQVFADNISTMIGALVQCRQALNRPPSVRSVPGRFGTAVESQRGSYEFAQLPTTVLGGAAELTFAAWVKPSHGAAWARIFDFGNDTTRYMYLAARNQNGLPRFAITTGGAGREQGINANVALPVGEWSHVALTLADTVATLYVNGVVAGRNTAMTLGPAQLGQLRNYWLGQSLYPDPVYAGAFDDVNLWSRALTDAEVAALRTQPASAAPAGRGDLASYDLDETDGQVLHDSSGRAQHATWLRTWGGPSHPGFLAAYPETQFITLETMTASNYFVVWAPYYTAHKILRGLLDAYLATGDLRALDLAEGMCDWMYSRLSKLPAATLQRMWGIFSSGEYGGIVEAICDLHALTGKAEHVALAKLFDLDRLIDSCAGAQDILDGLHANQHIPILTGLVRLHDETGDDRYLAAAKGFWNMVVPARMYSIGGTSTGEFWRASGRIAGTISDTNAETCCAHNMLRLSRMLYFHEQNPKYVEYYERALFNQVLGSKQDKADADKPLTTYFIGLTPGHVRDYTPKQGTTCCEGTGMESATKYQDSVFFGAADGSALYLNLFVASTLGWAAKGVTVEQSTTFPAEQGTRLTIRDDATFDLMVRVPSWVGPGFAVAVNGKALKVDAAPGTYLRIARSWRSGDAVTVSLPFTLRTEAALDDRSLQSLCYGPINLVTRDATRSYLSFGLYRNAALSGDLLPSLTPVEGKPLHFTLDGREIAPFHEGTEDPTHV
- a CDS encoding acyltransferase family protein, with the translated sequence MTTTVMPESPGVAVAPIRRDPYIDNVKGLLIVLVVLGHMVGQTVGSSPGGRTIYTFIYLCHMPAFVMLSGMLSATELTGRRAASLIRDLLAPYVVFQLLYMSFYTVMGKPMPWTVNEFLSPIYHLWFLPALFIWRMLAPLFAQLRGAVVIAIVVSLSAGVATVLGHALSLDRVAGMLPFFVLGVWLGRGRLAYRPSPLVRLTAIAVLIAAAPIAYLVASRLSNLWVYWNRAYQRLGVEMTEGLLIRLGLMAVGLAMTWAIMMLAPRRQTFLTGWGANSMYPYLLHGFVVLAFAWSPLDNQVDNIPTLLVLIAAVVALVWITASRPVVWALRPLVSPPVGWLLRDVVPAKKHQSTAVTSQS
- a CDS encoding glycoside hydrolase; the encoded protein is MRRNTRRLLAAISAATMAVGGTVIAAMATATPQAARAAASPTASLPAVTVRPDPSYQGQPFEGWGTSLVWFANVTGGYPDEVREKLAEMLFGSDGLNLNIARYNVGGGNAPDVPDYLRPGGAVPGWWRAPAGTTRNDKDWWDPENPDHWNWNADQNQRWWINRIKNDVSHWEAFSNSPPYFQTVSGYVSGGFNATDDQLRTESIDDFNTYLVRVVEEVERAHGIKIDTLDPFNEPNTNYWSTRLNAAGEPIGGRQEGAHIGPELQQQVIRSLAQRLQSAETDAVISAMDETNPGLFATNWNSYPDDVRAKVSQLNVHTYGTGQRATVRDIAKGDNKPLWMSEVDGSWGNGQNFVSMAPGLGIAQRMVDDLRELEPTAWVFWQPVEDYNNMKPGGESPEGANWGSIQIPFDCTAQDTLATCPIYTNTKFHTARNFTHFIRPGDRLVKVNDTNSVAAISTKGAKVVYVNSGTAPRSVTIDLSAFGTVSPDATATPVITSAGNALKHGEPVAVNRKSRTVTVQVPAESVSTFLIDGVSGVAKDAPLIQDGHVYRIEGVQSGKSLTPASTTAGAVIRTTDPTSAAQLWRVTELSGGDSNRARYSITTAAGDRQAAVQNGALTLVEPQLEPDRNRQWILSTTGNGTYTFVNVGSGRVLDVGGSATNDGASVSVWLANSADNQRWKVIDETVQDVQKAEVFTTPRTVPTMPTTVVPEYRDGPRGTLPVTWEMPADQDWSKPKTVNVAGVAIDPRGRQYPAKAVVTVDNLVSTQPARAKTYVGGQPDLPAQVTAVGSLGGTVARPVTWETPAADAFDHTGVVTLSGQADAGDGRALPATVRVQVTEPAEENATLAAGTSITATYTEPGYSTAGLRNGDLTDKAWSNWKPGTKNTSDAITITLPKPRTVSHVATAFYRDGSWESYAQSLKIQARNAQGAWVDVSGSVTVPLGGATAPVVDVPVTVTTTDAVRVVLTARTDTHMTISEIQVFAYGPGTSSDARAETIAVNGTEVPGFDPDTTSYQLPVQGTLPQVTAVAADPYATVAVDQADTHDDTATVSVASEDGSQSRTYRIELQR
- a CDS encoding carbohydrate-binding protein, giving the protein MSAGGSVQVSVDVTNTGRYAGDEVVQLYTHQRHSRDKIPVKQLRGFQRVSLAPGQTTTVRFTLRADDLAHWDVTRDKWVLESSMHDLLVGASSDDIRQRATLRVDGERIPARNLSATIRAENFDGYAGIQLVDESKEHGTSVGATGPGNWIKFAGCVLGGGRTTFTARVAKASAGAGAIEVRLGSPTGRLLGTATVPSTGDVYTYATTSAPLAAAPGIHDVYLVFRSDLRLATYSIG